The proteins below are encoded in one region of Takifugu rubripes chromosome 1, fTakRub1.2, whole genome shotgun sequence:
- the coasy gene encoding bifunctional coenzyme A synthase, with amino-acid sequence MSMFSTGILVLTSPLHTLQLRIAPVLSSAAQLVERTLYVHLHPGLNLGSSTQPRPVFIPPVVDLSSFISRVYSNAADICGHLDVRVLLTNVCATNGGQTIANCPFPTPQCLSHSPEVVLTDFPLHDPGQSHQVTQCLQRYTGHCYVCSPSLSSVLLHPQLVKFLDKEEALETAERKAEFLHTYNDVVVGGTFDRLHGAHKTLLNISCLLANRRFLIGVCDQAMLKKKMLKELIEPYALRVEKLQEFLRDVKPSIQVEIVPLEDPYGISVVDPLLQCIVVSEETRKGGEAVNKKRIENGLSALVLHEIQLLKDSHHSETEEEKISSSSLRSRLLGTLLTPPTDTAHLPPLPYVIGLTGGSGSGKSSIARHLEALGAVRIDCDKLGHEVYWPGTAAYHRVLEEFGPDLMNEDKTINRRALGRKVFGNKERLKALTDIVWPEIALLVKDKIRQAREDGKQVCVVDAAVLLEAGWTDMVHEVWVTIIPDEEAVTRITERDGVSSEDALRRLQSQWSNAKQVERANVVLSTLWEPQVTQKQVLKAWNLLQKRIQQTGR; translated from the exons ATGTCCATGTTCAGCACGGGAATCCTAGTGTTGACATCTCCTCTCCATACCCTCCAATTGCGCATTGCTCCAGTGCTCAGTTCAGCTGCACAACTTGTGGAGCGCACGCTCTACGTTCACCTGCACCCGGGGCTGAACCTGGGTAGCAGCACCCAGCCTCGGCCAGTTTTCATACCACCGGTTGTGGACCTGTCTTCATTTATTTCCAGGGTTTACAGTAATGCAGCTGACATATGTGGCCACCTTGACGTCCGTGTGTTGCTGACCAATGTTTGTGCCACTAACGGGGGTCAGACCATCGCAAACTGCCCCTTCCCCACACCGCAGTGTCTGTCGCACTCCCCAGAGGTGGTGCTCACAGACTTTCCTCTGCATGACCCGGGACAGTCCCATCAGGTTACTCAGTGCCTGCAAAGGTACACGGGCCACTGCTATGTCTGCAGCCCCAGCCTGTCGTCAGTTCTGCTTCACCCACAGCTGGTAAAATTTCTGGACAAAGAGGAAGCGCTTGAAACCGCGGAAAGAAAGGCGGAATTTTTACACACATACAAtgatgtggtggtgggggggacaTTTGACAGGCTTCACGGGGCTCACAAGACCCTGCTCAACATCTCATGCTTGCTAGCCAATAGAAGGTTCCTGATTGGCGTGTGCGACCAAGCAATGTTGAAAA AAAaaatgctgaaggagctgattgAGCCCTACGCTCTGCGAGTGGAGAAGCTTCAGGAGTTTTTGCGCGACGTCAAACCTTCGATACAGGTGGAGATCGTTCCCCTCGAAGACCCCTATGGGATATCTGTAGTTGACCCGTTGCTACAGTGTATTGTGGTTAGCGAGGAGACAAGAAAAGGAGGCGAGGCTGTAAACAAGAAAAGGATTGAGAAT GGGCTTTCTGCGCTTGTCCTTCACGAGATCCAGCTGCTTAAAGATTCTCACCACAgtgaaacagaggaggagaagatcagctcctccagcctaCGCTCTCGACTGCTGGGCACTCTTCTTACGCCGCCTACA GACACGGCtcatctcccccctcttccttacGTTATTGGCCTGACAGGAGGTAGCGGCAGTGGGAAGAGCTCCATCGCCAGACACTTGGAGGCACTGGGCGCAGTTCGGATCGACTGCGACAAGCTGGGACACGAGGTGTACTGGCCTGGCACAGCGGCCTATCACAGAGTGCTGGAGGAATTTGGGCCAG ATCTCATGAATGAAGATAAAACCATCAACAGACGTGCGTTAGGAAGAAAAGTTTTTGGAAACAAG GAACGCTTAAAAGCTCTAACTGACATCGTATGGCCTGAGATTGCACTTCTGGTAAAGGATAAAATCAGACAGGCAAGAGAAGATG gtaaacaggtgtgtgtggtggatgcaGCGGTGCTTCTGGAGGCTGGATGGACAGATATGGTCCATGAAGTCTGGGTTACCATTATACCTGATGAGGAG GCAGTAACTAGGATAACAGAGCGAGACGGTGTGAGCTCAGAAGATGCCCTGCGCCGGCTGCAGAGCCAGTGGTCCAACGCCAAACAAGTAGAGCGTGCAAATGTGGTCCTCAGCACACTGTGGGAGCCACAGGTCACTCAAAAACAG GTATTGAAAGCTTGGAATCTTCTTCAAAAGCGAATCCAGCAGACAGGACGGTAG